One Sphingomonas sp. BT-65 genomic window carries:
- a CDS encoding VOC family protein produces the protein MTTPLFHLAIPVDDLEAGRAFYGELLGCPQGREDPGHWIDFDLRGHQLVLHKGEGAGVRTRNAVDGDAVPVPHFGLVLDWDEWHALADRLRSAGTEFVIEPHIRFEGKPGEQATMFFFDPAGNALEFKAFRDIGQLFAT, from the coding sequence ATGACGACGCCCTTGTTCCACCTCGCGATCCCCGTCGATGATCTGGAAGCGGGCCGCGCCTTCTATGGTGAGCTGCTCGGCTGCCCGCAGGGGCGCGAGGATCCGGGGCACTGGATCGACTTCGACCTGCGCGGGCACCAGCTGGTGCTTCACAAGGGTGAGGGTGCGGGTGTGCGGACGCGCAACGCGGTCGATGGCGACGCGGTGCCGGTGCCGCATTTCGGGCTGGTCCTCGATTGGGACGAGTGGCACGCGCTGGCGGATCGGCTGCGTAGCGCTGGGACCGAGTTCGTGATCGAGCCGCATATCCGCTTCGAGGGGAAACCCGGCGAGCAGGCGACGATGTTCTTCTTCGATCCCGCGGGCAATGCGCTGGAGTTCAAGGCGTTCCGCGATATCGGGCAATTGTTCGCGACCTAA
- a CDS encoding D-glycerate dehydrogenase encodes MAQPSRPARPRVIVTRELPDAIAARMGELFDTQLNQSDAAMDRASLAAALADCDVLVPTVTDQIDAELIAGAGERLKLIANFGAGVNHIDLKAARARGIVVTNTPGVLTEDTADMVMALIVAVPRRLAEGEKLVRSGQWKGWSPGGMLGHRIGGKRLGIVGMGRIGQAVARRARAFGLSIHYHNRHRLPEMVEAEFEATWHDDLDAMLAAIDILTIHTPLNDESRDLIDARRIGLLGPQVYLINASRGGIVDEEAMVDALEAGRLAGAGLDVWRFEPQIDPRLLALPNVVMTPHMGSATYEGRQATGEKVIANIRFWADGHRPPDQVLEGWM; translated from the coding sequence ATGGCACAGCCGTCCCGACCCGCCCGGCCCCGGGTGATCGTCACCCGCGAACTGCCCGATGCGATCGCGGCGCGGATGGGCGAACTGTTCGATACGCAGCTCAACCAGTCGGACGCGGCGATGGACCGCGCGAGCCTTGCGGCGGCGCTGGCGGACTGCGACGTGCTGGTGCCGACCGTGACCGACCAGATCGATGCCGAACTGATCGCGGGCGCGGGCGAGCGATTGAAGCTGATCGCCAATTTCGGCGCGGGCGTGAACCATATCGACCTCAAGGCGGCGCGGGCGCGGGGAATCGTCGTCACCAACACCCCGGGCGTACTGACCGAGGACACCGCCGACATGGTGATGGCGCTGATCGTTGCGGTGCCGCGGCGGCTGGCGGAGGGCGAGAAGCTGGTGCGGTCGGGCCAGTGGAAGGGCTGGTCGCCGGGCGGGATGCTCGGCCACCGCATTGGCGGCAAGAGGCTCGGCATCGTCGGCATGGGGCGGATCGGCCAGGCGGTGGCGCGGCGCGCGCGGGCGTTCGGGCTGTCGATCCACTATCACAACCGTCACCGACTGCCCGAAATGGTCGAGGCCGAGTTCGAGGCGACCTGGCACGATGACCTCGATGCAATGCTGGCGGCGATCGATATCCTGACGATCCACACGCCGCTCAACGACGAGAGCCGCGACCTGATCGACGCGCGGCGGATCGGGCTGCTCGGGCCCCAGGTCTATCTCATCAACGCCTCGCGCGGCGGGATCGTCGACGAGGAGGCGATGGTCGATGCGCTCGAGGCGGGGCGGCTGGCCGGGGCGGGGCTCGACGTGTGGCGGTTCGAGCCGCAGATCGACCCGCGGCTGCTGGCGCTGCCCAATGTCGTGATGACCCCGCATATGGGCTCGGCGACCTATGAGGGGCGCCAGGCGACGGGCGAGAAGGTGATCGCCAATATCCGCTTCTGGGCCGACGGCCATCGTCCGCCCGATCAGGTGCTGGAAGGATGGATGTGA
- a CDS encoding SH3 domain-containing protein, which produces MRLRTVLGMVIAMTLGVGAIAEAWAQQRKPPYFASISAGKAYMRTGPGRNYPASWLYQRADLPVKVVEVYNDWRKVEDPDGTQGWVLATLLSAQRTAIVVGAVVEMRDDPRFNARINWRAAPGVVGRISRCQRGWCWFDVKGRGGYVEQNRIWGTDPGEEVP; this is translated from the coding sequence ATGCGGTTGCGGACGGTGCTCGGAATGGTGATCGCGATGACGCTCGGCGTCGGCGCCATTGCCGAGGCATGGGCCCAGCAGCGCAAGCCGCCCTATTTCGCCTCGATCAGCGCCGGCAAGGCCTATATGCGCACCGGCCCCGGCCGCAACTATCCCGCCAGCTGGCTCTACCAGCGCGCCGATCTGCCGGTGAAGGTGGTCGAGGTCTATAACGACTGGCGCAAGGTCGAGGACCCGGACGGCACCCAAGGCTGGGTGCTCGCCACGCTGCTCTCCGCCCAGCGCACGGCGATCGTGGTCGGCGCGGTGGTCGAGATGCGCGACGATCCGCGCTTCAACGCCCGCATCAACTGGCGCGCCGCGCCCGGCGTGGTCGGCCGCATCAGCCGGTGCCAGCGCGGCTGGTGCTGGTTCGACGTCAAGGGCCGCGGCGGCTATGTCGAGCAGAACCGCATCTGGGGCACCGATCCGGGCGAAGAGGTGCCCTAG
- a CDS encoding glycoside hydrolase family 127 protein — MIDGWTRRRALGAGVALGFVPAAARGAESQAVHAEPFPLRQVRLKPSVFRTAVEANQRYLLSLDPDRFLHNFRVGAGLPPKGAVYGGWEARGIAGHSLGHYLSALALTYAQTGDARFRDRATYVLAELRAVQARHGDGYAGGTTVERDGKMVDGKIVYEELRRGEIRSTGFALNDGWVPLYTYHKVFAGALDAHLHAGVADGLHVAIGLGDYLGRIVEGLDDAQVQTILATEHGGLVESYAELYRGTNDRRWLRLAERMRHRAIVDPLEASRDELAGKHANTQIPKIVGEARLHELTGALGPGRAARFFWDTVTRDHSYVIGGNSDHEHFGPPRKLAGRLDQQTCEACNSYNMLRLTRHLYGWNGDAAYFDFYERAHLNHIMSQQDPATGMFTYFTALAPGMGRVHSSPTEDFWCCVGSGMESHAKHGESIYWKRGGAVAINLYYASTLRAPEAHLDIDTAFPLDDAVRITVVKPPAKLALRVPGWCRAPRCRVNGRAAGVREDGYLMLAGLEAGDRIDLSLRMPLRVEAMPDDANLVAFLSGPLVLAGNVGPTTAPWEGVDPALVTDRAQPDLVHRGELHSYRLGSQGRPGDLVLTPFFAQHHNRTVVYFRRFSTAGWPAQAAVWEQVARERAELAARTVDIIRLGEQQPEIDHGFADNGGSGTVPHITERHRRVNKGGFEFDLATAPGPLALQVTYGGRQRDKDFRILVDGRLLARERLPGEPTVARNLKTYTLPADLVHGKQKLRVRFEADSWDQAEVYSVRLMRVRDPA, encoded by the coding sequence ATGATCGATGGCTGGACTCGGCGGCGCGCGCTCGGCGCCGGTGTCGCGCTGGGCTTCGTACCGGCGGCCGCGCGGGGAGCGGAAAGCCAGGCGGTTCACGCGGAACCGTTCCCGCTTCGCCAGGTCCGCCTCAAGCCATCGGTCTTCCGGACCGCGGTCGAAGCCAACCAGCGCTATCTCCTTTCGCTCGATCCCGATCGTTTCCTTCACAATTTCCGCGTCGGGGCGGGATTGCCTCCGAAAGGGGCAGTCTATGGCGGCTGGGAGGCGCGCGGCATCGCCGGTCATTCGCTCGGCCATTACCTGAGCGCGCTCGCCCTCACTTATGCCCAGACCGGCGACGCGCGGTTCCGCGATCGCGCCACCTATGTCCTGGCCGAGCTGCGCGCGGTCCAGGCGCGCCACGGCGACGGCTATGCCGGCGGCACCACCGTCGAGCGCGACGGCAAGATGGTCGATGGCAAGATCGTCTATGAGGAGCTGCGCCGCGGCGAGATCCGCTCGACCGGCTTCGCGCTGAACGACGGCTGGGTTCCGCTCTATACCTATCACAAGGTGTTCGCGGGGGCGCTCGACGCGCATTTGCACGCCGGGGTCGCCGACGGCCTGCATGTTGCGATCGGGCTCGGCGACTATCTCGGCAGGATCGTCGAGGGTCTGGACGACGCACAGGTCCAGACGATCCTCGCCACCGAGCATGGCGGCCTGGTCGAATCCTATGCCGAGCTCTACCGGGGCACCAACGACCGCCGCTGGCTGAGGCTGGCGGAGCGGATGCGGCACCGCGCGATCGTCGACCCGCTGGAGGCCAGCCGCGACGAGCTCGCCGGCAAGCACGCCAACACCCAGATCCCCAAGATCGTCGGCGAGGCGCGGCTGCATGAGCTGACCGGTGCGCTCGGCCCCGGACGCGCCGCGCGATTCTTTTGGGACACCGTCACGCGCGACCACAGCTATGTGATCGGCGGCAATTCGGATCACGAGCATTTCGGACCGCCGCGCAAGCTCGCCGGCCGGCTCGACCAGCAGACCTGCGAGGCTTGCAACAGCTACAACATGCTGCGCCTCACCCGGCATCTCTATGGCTGGAACGGCGATGCGGCCTATTTCGACTTTTACGAGCGCGCGCACCTCAACCACATCATGAGCCAGCAGGATCCCGCGACAGGGATGTTCACCTATTTCACCGCGCTCGCGCCGGGGATGGGCCGGGTTCATTCCAGCCCGACCGAGGATTTCTGGTGCTGCGTCGGCTCGGGCATGGAGAGTCATGCCAAGCATGGCGAGAGCATCTACTGGAAGCGCGGCGGCGCGGTCGCGATCAACCTCTATTACGCCTCGACCCTGCGCGCGCCGGAAGCACATCTCGACATCGACACCGCCTTTCCGCTGGACGACGCGGTACGGATCACCGTGGTGAAGCCGCCGGCCAAGCTCGCCCTGCGCGTACCCGGCTGGTGCCGCGCACCGCGCTGCCGCGTCAACGGTCGTGCGGCCGGGGTGCGCGAGGACGGCTATCTGATGCTCGCCGGCCTCGAGGCAGGCGACCGGATCGATCTCTCGCTGCGGATGCCGCTCCGCGTCGAAGCGATGCCCGACGATGCGAACCTTGTCGCATTCCTGAGCGGCCCGCTCGTGCTCGCCGGCAATGTCGGGCCAACCACGGCGCCATGGGAGGGAGTGGATCCGGCGCTGGTCACCGACCGTGCGCAGCCCGATCTGGTTCACCGCGGCGAACTGCACTCCTATCGGCTCGGTAGCCAGGGCCGGCCGGGCGACCTCGTCCTCACGCCCTTCTTCGCGCAGCATCACAACCGCACCGTCGTCTATTTCCGCCGCTTCAGCACCGCCGGATGGCCAGCGCAGGCGGCCGTCTGGGAGCAGGTCGCGCGCGAACGCGCCGAGCTCGCGGCGCGCACGGTCGACATCATCCGGCTTGGCGAGCAGCAGCCCGAAATCGACCACGGTTTCGCCGACAATGGCGGATCGGGAACCGTGCCCCATATCACCGAGCGCCACCGCCGGGTGAACAAGGGCGGGTTCGAGTTCGATCTCGCGACCGCGCCGGGGCCGCTCGCGCTCCAGGTCACCTATGGCGGACGCCAGCGTGACAAGGATTTCCGCATCCTGGTGGACGGCCGCCTGCTCGCGCGGGAACGGTTGCCCGGCGAACCGACCGTCGCGCGCAACCTCAAGACCTATACGCTGCCCGCGGACCTCGTGCACGGCAAGCAGAAGTTGCGCGTGCGGTTCGAGGCCGATTCCTGGGATCAGGCCGAAGTCTATAGCGTCCGCCTGATGCGCGTGCGCGATCCGGCCTAG
- a CDS encoding acetyl-CoA C-acyltransferase: protein MSTDPVVIVSYARTPMGSMQGALSDASAIDLGAAAVGAAVERAGLKGEAVERIYMGCVLPAGLGQAPARQAARKAGLPDHVEATTVNKMCGSGMQAAIMGAEALAAGSVDLLVAGGLESMTNAPYLSLRHRSGARIGHDRLFDHMFLDGLEDAYEPGRAMGTYAEEIATEYQFTREAQDDFAIASLMRAQKAQQSGGFDREIVPVEIKTRKGVVTVDKDEQPAKADPAKIPTLKPAFAKDGTITAANASSISDGAAALVLTRLSVAEKLGLDPVARIVSHAAHAHLPARFTTAPVFAMQKALDKAGWSIGDVDLFEVNEAFAAVAMIAMRDLSIPHDVLNVNGGACALGHPIGASGARILATLLAALQNGGQKRGLASLCIGGGEATAMAVELLN from the coding sequence ATGTCCACCGATCCTGTCGTCATCGTCTCCTACGCCCGCACCCCGATGGGGAGCATGCAGGGCGCGCTGTCGGATGCGAGCGCGATCGATCTCGGCGCCGCGGCGGTGGGCGCGGCGGTCGAGCGCGCGGGCCTCAAGGGCGAGGCGGTCGAGCGCATTTACATGGGCTGCGTGCTGCCGGCGGGTCTCGGCCAGGCCCCGGCGCGGCAGGCGGCGCGCAAGGCCGGGCTGCCCGACCATGTCGAGGCGACCACGGTCAACAAGATGTGCGGATCGGGCATGCAGGCCGCGATCATGGGTGCCGAGGCGCTCGCCGCGGGGTCGGTCGACCTGCTCGTCGCGGGCGGGCTCGAGAGTATGACCAACGCGCCCTACCTGTCGCTGCGCCACCGCAGCGGGGCGCGGATCGGGCATGACCGGTTGTTCGACCATATGTTCCTCGACGGGCTCGAGGATGCCTATGAGCCGGGCCGCGCGATGGGCACCTATGCCGAGGAGATCGCGACCGAATATCAGTTCACCCGCGAGGCGCAGGACGACTTCGCGATCGCCAGCCTGATGCGCGCGCAGAAGGCGCAGCAATCGGGCGGGTTCGACCGCGAGATTGTTCCGGTCGAGATCAAGACCCGCAAGGGCGTGGTGACGGTGGACAAGGACGAGCAGCCGGCCAAGGCCGATCCCGCCAAGATCCCGACGCTCAAGCCCGCCTTCGCCAAGGACGGCACGATCACCGCGGCCAATGCCTCGTCGATCTCCGACGGCGCCGCGGCTTTGGTGCTGACGCGGCTGTCGGTCGCCGAGAAGCTTGGCCTCGACCCTGTGGCGCGGATCGTGTCGCATGCGGCGCACGCGCATCTCCCTGCACGCTTCACCACCGCGCCGGTGTTCGCGATGCAGAAGGCGCTCGACAAGGCCGGCTGGAGCATCGGCGATGTCGACCTGTTCGAGGTCAACGAGGCGTTCGCGGCGGTGGCGATGATCGCGATGCGCGACCTGTCGATCCCGCACGACGTGCTCAACGTCAATGGCGGGGCGTGCGCGCTGGGGCATCCGATCGGGGCGAGCGGGGCGCGGATCCTCGCGACCCTGCTCGCGGCGCTGCAGAATGGCGGGCAGAAGCGCGGGCTCGCCTCGCTGTGCATCGGCGGCGGCGAGGCGACGGCGATGGCGGTGGAGCTGCTGAACTAG
- a CDS encoding A24 family peptidase: MPDWAWPLTLAILGLIFGSFIATVALRWPGGRSALRGRSECDSCRKPLRAHELVPLLSFALQRGQCRACGAAIHPGHVAVELAGMLVGVAAGLVAPGWEGVAGAVFGWLLLALAALDLAAFWLPNALTGLLALAGIVDGLFFDPGWVDRILGGLIGIGLLYLVAFTYRHIRGREGLGGGDPKMFGGIGLWLGATMLAPVLLAASLTGLAVALAVRISGREIRMTSRLPLGTLLAIAAFPAWLYQVGL, from the coding sequence ATGCCTGACTGGGCCTGGCCGCTCACCCTCGCCATCCTCGGCCTGATCTTCGGCAGTTTCATCGCGACCGTCGCGCTGCGCTGGCCCGGAGGACGCAGCGCCTTGCGTGGGCGTTCTGAATGCGATTCCTGCCGCAAACCGCTGCGCGCGCACGAGCTGGTGCCGCTGCTCAGCTTCGCGCTCCAGCGCGGCCAGTGCCGGGCGTGCGGAGCCGCGATCCATCCGGGGCATGTCGCGGTCGAGCTCGCCGGCATGCTGGTGGGCGTCGCGGCGGGACTGGTCGCGCCGGGCTGGGAGGGCGTCGCGGGCGCGGTATTCGGCTGGCTGCTGCTCGCGCTCGCCGCGCTCGATCTCGCCGCCTTCTGGCTGCCCAACGCGCTCACCGGCCTGCTCGCGCTGGCGGGAATCGTCGACGGCCTGTTCTTCGATCCCGGCTGGGTCGACCGCATCCTGGGCGGGCTGATCGGCATCGGCCTGCTCTACCTCGTCGCCTTCACCTATCGTCACATCCGTGGGCGCGAAGGGCTGGGCGGCGGCGACCCCAAGATGTTCGGCGGCATCGGCCTGTGGCTCGGCGCGACGATGCTCGCCCCGGTGCTGCTCGCCGCCAGCCTCACCGGCCTCGCGGTCGCGCTGGCGGTGCGCATCTCGGGCCGCGAAATAAGGATGACGAGCCGCCTCCCCCTCGGCACATTGCTCGCGATCGCCGCCTTCCCGGCGTGGCTCTATCAGGTGGGACTATGA
- a CDS encoding coniferyl aldehyde dehydrogenase, with translation MREILDRQRAAFMAELPVSIATRKDRLRRAAAMLKDNAARFCDALSEDFGHRSPRQSMITDIVASTSPLRHAEKMVARWAKREKKPVLFPLGLLGARAWVEYQPKGVVGIISPWNFPVNLVMSPLAGVFAAGNRAMVKTSEFTPATAALFEELAPKFFDATELAFISGGPDVGKAFSALPFDHLLFTGATGIGRHILHAAADNLTPVTLELGGKSPAILGRSANLAQATERVAMGKMLNAGQICIAPDYLMVPAEQEAAAVDGLVRAASAMYPSLLANPDYTAIVNDRHFERLTAAIDDARAKGAEVIAVNPANEDFAASNARKLPLHIIRNPTDEMIVMQEEIFGPVLPVRKYDSIDGAIAEVNRRDRPLALYYFGSDETERRRVLDRTISGGVSLDDTIFHVSMEELPFGGIGPSGMGAYHGEPGFRTFSHAKSVFKQSKLDVAKLGGLKPPYGKRTDAAIKRQLG, from the coding sequence ATGCGCGAGATCCTCGACCGCCAGCGCGCGGCGTTCATGGCCGAGCTTCCCGTCTCGATCGCGACCCGCAAGGACCGCCTCCGCCGCGCCGCGGCGATGCTCAAGGACAATGCTGCCCGCTTCTGCGACGCGCTCAGCGAGGATTTCGGCCATCGCAGCCCGCGCCAGTCGATGATCACCGATATCGTCGCCTCGACCTCCCCGCTCCGCCACGCCGAAAAGATGGTCGCGCGCTGGGCGAAGCGCGAGAAGAAGCCGGTGCTGTTCCCGCTCGGCCTGCTCGGCGCGCGCGCCTGGGTCGAGTATCAGCCCAAGGGCGTGGTCGGCATCATCTCGCCATGGAACTTCCCGGTGAACCTGGTGATGTCGCCACTCGCCGGGGTGTTCGCTGCGGGCAACCGCGCGATGGTCAAGACCAGCGAGTTCACCCCCGCCACCGCGGCTTTGTTCGAGGAACTGGCACCGAAGTTCTTCGACGCGACCGAGCTCGCCTTCATCAGCGGCGGCCCGGACGTCGGCAAGGCCTTCTCCGCCCTCCCCTTCGACCATCTCCTGTTCACCGGCGCGACCGGGATCGGCCGCCACATTCTCCACGCCGCCGCCGACAATCTGACCCCGGTGACGCTCGAGCTCGGCGGCAAGTCCCCCGCAATCCTCGGCCGCTCGGCCAATCTCGCGCAAGCGACCGAGCGCGTGGCGATGGGCAAGATGCTCAACGCCGGCCAGATCTGCATCGCGCCCGATTACCTCATGGTCCCCGCCGAGCAGGAGGCCGCTGCGGTCGACGGCCTCGTCCGCGCCGCCTCGGCGATGTACCCCAGCCTGCTGGCCAACCCCGACTATACCGCGATCGTCAACGACCGCCATTTCGAGCGCCTCACCGCTGCGATCGACGACGCCCGCGCCAAGGGCGCCGAGGTGATCGCGGTCAACCCGGCCAACGAGGACTTCGCCGCCTCCAACGCGCGCAAACTCCCGCTCCACATCATCCGCAACCCCACCGACGAGATGATTGTGATGCAGGAAGAGATTTTCGGCCCGGTCCTCCCGGTCCGCAAATATGACAGCATCGACGGCGCGATCGCCGAGGTGAACCGCCGCGACCGCCCGCTCGCGCTCTACTATTTCGGGTCGGACGAGACCGAACGCCGCCGCGTGCTCGACCGGACGATCTCGGGCGGAGTCAGTCTCGACGACACGATCTTCCATGTCAGCATGGAGGAGCTGCCGTTCGGTGGGATCGGCCCGTCGGGCATGGGCGCCTATCACGGCGAGCCGGGCTTCCGCACCTTCAGCCATGCCAAATCGGTGTTCAAACAGTCGAAGCTCGACGTCGCCAAGCTCGGCGGTCTCAAGCCGCCCTACGGCAAGCGAACCGACGCCGCGATCAAGCGCCAGCTCGGCTAG
- a CDS encoding glutamine amidotransferase translates to MKKGLIIRHTPYEGIAGFRQPVEEAGYVLDRIDVTDPDFARVNFNTPDLLILMGGPMGVYERDAHPWIDCEVDRLASRISLGLPTIGVCLGAQMIAAAMGAKVHAGPVKEVGFAPVALNAAGAESPLRHVADVPMLHWHGDTFPLPGGTELLASTTSYAHQAFRRGPELLALQFHAEMGEDPRFEEWLDGADDYVGQAGLTVGELRGQHDRLGPDAVAAGRAMIAEWLRGL, encoded by the coding sequence ATGAAGAAGGGACTCATCATCCGCCACACGCCCTATGAGGGCATCGCCGGGTTCCGCCAGCCGGTGGAGGAGGCGGGCTATGTGCTCGACCGGATCGACGTGACCGATCCGGACTTCGCGCGCGTCAACTTCAACACGCCCGATTTACTGATCCTGATGGGCGGGCCGATGGGTGTATACGAACGCGACGCGCATCCGTGGATCGACTGCGAGGTCGACCGGCTGGCGAGCCGCATCTCGCTCGGGCTGCCAACGATCGGCGTGTGCCTCGGCGCGCAGATGATCGCGGCGGCGATGGGCGCCAAGGTCCATGCCGGGCCGGTCAAGGAGGTGGGCTTCGCGCCGGTCGCGCTGAACGCGGCGGGCGCGGAATCACCGCTGCGGCATGTCGCGGACGTGCCGATGCTCCACTGGCACGGCGATACCTTCCCGCTGCCCGGGGGAACCGAGTTGCTCGCGTCGACCACCAGCTATGCACACCAGGCGTTCCGGCGCGGGCCCGAGCTGCTCGCGCTCCAGTTCCACGCCGAGATGGGCGAGGATCCGCGGTTCGAGGAGTGGCTCGACGGCGCCGACGACTATGTCGGGCAGGCCGGGCTGACGGTCGGCGAGCTGCGCGGCCAGCACGACCGGCTCGGGCCGGATGCGGTGGCGGCGGGGCGGGCGATGATCGCGGAGTGGCTGCGCGGGCTCTAG